A genomic segment from Yimella sp. cx-51 encodes:
- the hemQ gene encoding hydrogen peroxide-dependent heme synthase, which translates to MTDHEQFPEPTPEQAEEINNTIRYAMYSVFKAVRPMPDNRKKAVKEAEKFFASLEKSGVVVRGIYDVGGLRADADLLVWWHADTIEQLQDAYHGFLRTQLGQSFDAVWSNAGLHRAAEFNRGHVPAFLAGEEAGKYVCVYPFVRSYDWYILPEEDRRRMLREHGEAARDYKDVRANTISSFALGDYEWLLAFEAGELHRIVDLMRDLRAVDARRHVREEIPFFTGPQITIADLVEQLR; encoded by the coding sequence ATGACCGACCACGAGCAGTTCCCCGAGCCCACTCCCGAGCAGGCTGAGGAGATCAACAACACCATCCGGTACGCGATGTACTCGGTCTTCAAAGCGGTTCGTCCGATGCCCGACAACCGCAAGAAGGCCGTGAAGGAGGCGGAGAAGTTCTTCGCCTCGCTGGAGAAGTCGGGCGTCGTCGTCCGCGGCATCTACGACGTCGGCGGCCTGCGCGCCGACGCCGACCTGCTGGTGTGGTGGCACGCCGACACCATCGAGCAGTTGCAGGACGCCTACCACGGCTTCTTGCGCACCCAGCTGGGCCAGAGCTTCGATGCGGTGTGGTCGAACGCCGGTCTGCACCGCGCTGCAGAGTTCAACCGCGGTCACGTGCCGGCTTTCCTCGCCGGTGAAGAGGCCGGGAAGTACGTCTGCGTCTACCCCTTCGTGCGCTCCTACGACTGGTACATCCTGCCCGAGGAGGACCGCCGTCGCATGCTGCGCGAGCACGGCGAGGCGGCGCGCGACTACAAGGACGTGCGTGCCAATACCATCTCCTCGTTCGCGCTCGGCGACTACGAGTGGTTGCTCGCCTTCGAAGCCGGCGAACTGCACCGCATCGTCGACCTCATGCGCGACCTGCGAGCGGTCGACGCGCGCCGTCACGTGCGCGAGGAGATCCCCTTCTTCACCGGCCCGCAGATCACCATCGCCGACCTGGTCGAACAGCTGCGCTGA
- the msrB gene encoding peptide-methionine (R)-S-oxide reductase MsrB — MAKVTKTEQEWREQLSPAEYAVLREGGTERPFTGEYTDTETQGVYSCRACGVELFRDTTKFHSHCGWPSFYAPTEGENVTLIEDRSMGMVRTEVRCASCDSHLGHVFEGEGYDTPTDQRYCINSVSLKLEPTD; from the coding sequence ATGGCCAAGGTGACCAAGACCGAGCAGGAGTGGCGCGAGCAACTCAGCCCCGCCGAGTACGCCGTGCTGCGCGAGGGAGGCACCGAGCGTCCGTTCACCGGCGAATACACCGACACCGAGACGCAGGGTGTCTACAGCTGTCGGGCGTGCGGCGTCGAACTCTTCCGCGACACCACCAAGTTCCACAGCCACTGCGGCTGGCCGTCCTTCTACGCACCGACGGAAGGGGAAAACGTCACCCTCATCGAGGACCGCTCGATGGGCATGGTGCGCACCGAGGTGCGTTGTGCCAGTTGTGATTCCCACCTCGGCCACGTCTTCGAGGGCGAGGGCTACGACACCCCGACCGACCAGCGCTACTGCATCAACTCGGTGAGCTTGAAGCTCGAGCCCACTGACTGA
- the ligD gene encoding non-homologous end-joining DNA ligase, translating into MAAAKPVMLEIEGTNGETRTVKISSPDRVIFPGDGITKEDLARYLVAVGGPFIHANGGRPVALQRFPEGIEGEQFFSKNPPRGVPDYVQTVMCTYPSGRKHAQLVLDEPAAAVWCAQMNTVTFHPWPVKADNNDNPDELRIDLDPQPGRDFKDAVEAAFGLRELLQELGFTPRVKTSGNRGVHVYASIAPTHEFLDVRHGVIGVARELERRMPELVTTAWWKEQRGEKIFVDFNQACRDRTIAGAYSPRPLPGAPVSMPLTWDVLRDADPADYTVRTAPEILAERGDAWAELGAPGDITAAIALWDKDIQERGLGELNFPPDYPKMPGEPPRVQPSKKVAEHWDAEGNRVEK; encoded by the coding sequence ATGGCAGCTGCGAAGCCGGTGATGCTCGAGATCGAGGGCACGAACGGCGAAACCCGGACGGTGAAGATCTCCAGCCCCGACCGAGTCATCTTTCCCGGCGACGGCATCACCAAGGAAGATCTCGCTCGCTACCTGGTGGCCGTGGGTGGACCGTTCATCCACGCCAATGGCGGCAGACCTGTTGCGCTGCAACGCTTCCCGGAGGGCATCGAGGGCGAGCAGTTCTTCTCCAAGAACCCACCCCGCGGCGTCCCCGACTACGTGCAGACGGTCATGTGTACCTACCCGTCGGGACGCAAGCACGCCCAACTGGTGCTCGACGAGCCGGCAGCGGCCGTGTGGTGCGCGCAGATGAACACCGTCACCTTCCACCCGTGGCCGGTGAAAGCGGACAACAACGACAACCCGGACGAGTTGCGGATCGACCTCGACCCACAACCGGGTCGTGACTTCAAGGACGCCGTCGAGGCAGCCTTCGGTCTGCGAGAGCTGTTGCAGGAGTTGGGTTTCACTCCGCGGGTGAAGACCTCGGGTAACCGCGGGGTGCACGTCTACGCGTCCATTGCCCCGACTCATGAGTTCCTGGACGTACGGCACGGCGTCATCGGCGTGGCCCGTGAACTGGAGCGCCGCATGCCTGAGCTGGTCACCACCGCCTGGTGGAAGGAGCAGCGCGGGGAGAAGATCTTCGTCGACTTCAACCAGGCCTGCCGCGACCGCACCATCGCCGGTGCCTACTCACCGCGGCCGCTGCCTGGCGCGCCGGTGTCGATGCCTCTCACCTGGGACGTACTGCGTGATGCCGATCCGGCCGACTACACCGTGCGCACGGCTCCGGAGATCCTCGCGGAGCGCGGGGATGCGTGGGCCGAGCTCGGCGCACCTGGCGATATCACCGCTGCGATCGCGTTGTGGGACAAGGACATCCAGGAGCGCGGTCTCGGCGAACTCAACTTCCCGCCCGACTACCCGAAGATGCCCGGTGAGCCGCCCCGCGTGCAGCCCAGCAAGAAGGTGGCCGAGCACTGGGACGCCGAAGGCAACCGCGTCGAGAAGTAG
- a CDS encoding ATP-dependent DNA ligase produces MTVPFKTPITPMLAKAAPSVPPSSEKVSYSYEPKWDGFRCILVKDSDDVELESRGSKPLTRYFPELIEAARLDLPDQCVLDGEVIVRSGSPGAERLSFEALGQRIHPAASRVNKLSVETPAEIVFFDALWMGGDSLMDEPFSVRRTALVDGLAHVPKGSPFHVTRVTDDPAVATRWFEQFEGAGLDGVIAKDLSGSYQPGKRTMLKIKHSRTCDAVLLGYRIHKSGNGVGSLLLGLYDDEGNLRNVGGILAFTAKRRVELIDELADLVVTDDAGDAVRGETDRSRFSSNKDVSFVRLRPERVVEVKFDQLEGSRFRHGVTFLRWRPDREPESCRLDQVDRAKAYDLGDVLSS; encoded by the coding sequence ATGACCGTCCCCTTCAAAACTCCGATCACGCCGATGCTGGCCAAGGCTGCCCCAAGCGTCCCGCCCTCGTCGGAGAAGGTGAGCTACTCCTACGAGCCCAAGTGGGACGGCTTCCGCTGCATCCTGGTCAAGGACAGCGACGACGTCGAACTCGAGTCGCGCGGATCGAAACCGCTGACTCGCTACTTCCCCGAGCTGATCGAAGCTGCCCGGCTGGATCTACCTGACCAGTGCGTGCTCGACGGCGAAGTGATCGTGCGGTCCGGCTCCCCCGGCGCCGAGCGCCTGAGTTTCGAGGCTCTCGGCCAGCGCATCCATCCGGCGGCGTCCCGGGTCAACAAGCTGTCGGTGGAAACCCCCGCCGAGATCGTCTTCTTCGATGCGCTCTGGATGGGCGGTGACTCGCTCATGGACGAACCCTTCTCGGTGCGCCGCACAGCCTTGGTCGACGGCCTGGCGCACGTGCCCAAGGGCAGCCCGTTCCATGTCACGCGGGTGACCGACGACCCGGCGGTGGCGACCCGATGGTTCGAGCAGTTCGAAGGCGCTGGCCTGGACGGGGTCATTGCCAAAGACCTCAGCGGCAGCTACCAGCCGGGCAAGCGCACCATGCTCAAGATCAAGCACAGTCGCACCTGCGACGCGGTGCTGCTCGGCTATCGGATCCACAAGAGCGGCAACGGTGTCGGCTCCTTATTGCTCGGCCTCTACGACGACGAAGGCAACCTGCGCAATGTCGGCGGCATCCTGGCCTTCACTGCCAAGCGCCGGGTCGAGCTCATCGACGAACTGGCTGACCTGGTGGTCACCGATGACGCAGGGGACGCAGTGCGCGGCGAGACGGATCGTTCGAGGTTCAGCAGCAACAAGGACGTCTCCTTCGTCAGGCTGCGGCCCGAGCGCGTGGTCGAGGTGAAGTTCGACCAGCTCGAAGGCTCACGCTTCCGTCATGGAGTCACCTTCCTGCGCTGGCGCCCCGACCGCGAACCGGAGTCGTGCCGGCTCGATCAGGTCGATCGGGCCAAGGCCTATGACCTGGGCGACGTGCTCTCGAGTTGA
- a CDS encoding PPK2 family polyphosphate kinase, whose amino-acid sequence MAKKKSKKSVKEKAPKEKPGGVDLATEIVQKLRVTQGFQLASFDASSTPGFKGDKAAAEELLAAGVDELDTLQERLYAGGRDGEGPSILLVVQGMDTSGKGGIMRHVVGSVDPQGVQLTSFKAPNAEERKHPFLWRIRKALPKPGYIGVFDRSHYEDVLIVRVHNLVPASTWQRRYGQINTFEKSVSGNDTHIIKIMLHISADEQKARLRERLDRPDKWWKFNPGDLDEREHWPAYQEAYQAVLDKTSTDTAPWYVVPADRKWFARLAVQQILLHHLRALDLQWPAAEFDVEEQKQRLAECR is encoded by the coding sequence ATGGCCAAGAAGAAGTCGAAGAAGTCCGTCAAGGAAAAGGCGCCCAAGGAGAAGCCCGGCGGCGTCGATCTCGCGACCGAGATCGTCCAGAAGCTGCGCGTCACGCAGGGATTCCAACTCGCGTCGTTCGATGCTTCTTCGACTCCCGGCTTCAAGGGCGACAAGGCGGCGGCCGAGGAACTACTGGCTGCCGGTGTCGACGAGCTCGACACTCTGCAGGAACGGCTGTACGCCGGTGGGCGTGATGGGGAGGGCCCGTCGATCCTGCTCGTCGTGCAGGGCATGGACACCTCCGGCAAGGGCGGCATCATGCGGCACGTCGTCGGCAGCGTCGACCCGCAGGGTGTGCAGCTGACCTCCTTCAAGGCGCCGAATGCCGAAGAGCGGAAACACCCGTTCCTCTGGCGCATCCGCAAGGCACTGCCGAAGCCCGGATACATCGGGGTCTTCGATCGCTCGCACTACGAGGACGTTCTCATCGTGCGGGTGCATAATCTCGTCCCGGCGAGCACTTGGCAGCGGCGCTACGGCCAGATCAACACCTTCGAGAAGTCGGTGTCGGGCAACGACACCCACATCATCAAGATCATGTTGCACATCTCGGCCGACGAGCAGAAGGCACGCCTGCGCGAGCGGCTCGACCGCCCCGACAAGTGGTGGAAGTTCAATCCAGGCGACCTGGACGAGCGTGAGCACTGGCCCGCCTACCAGGAGGCCTACCAGGCGGTGCTCGACAAGACGTCGACCGACACCGCGCCCTGGTACGTCGTGCCCGCCGACCGCAAGTGGTTCGCCCGCCTGGCCGTCCAGCAGATCCTGCTGCACCACCTGCGAGCGCTCGACCTGCAATGGCCAGCCGCCGAGTTCGACGTGGAGGAGCAGAAGCAGCGACTCGCCGAATGCCGGTGA
- the hemG gene encoding protoporphyrinogen oxidase, producing the protein MVEVAVIGGGIAGLSTAWELLRAGARVTVLESTDRVGGKLRTESIAGSMVDIGAESMLGRRPETRALVAELGLDVVAPAMLGAAVWSRGEMQPMPRGTLMGVPSDAAGLRGLLSDDEVERAAQEQPVEFDGDDISVGDAVEQAFGPAVVDRLVEPLLGGVYAGDARYLSLRACVPQLYDVVREGRSLQEAAAAASRFQATPAAATDDEPPVFAGLRGGIGTLPQIMVDRLEAGGARVRTGVTVTGLEPDERGWMLRQGDGEAQRFDGVVVATPGPATARLLEASAPTAAQLLRSIEYASMAVITYAFPGSVREQLPEQSGFLVPPLDGRRIKASTFSSLKWPWLGQQRPDLVYARVSMGRFRDAEALQRPDAVLAADGLRELREAVGELPAPVAVNVKRWGGGLPQYATGHVDLVARIRDEVACLPRISVAGAAYDGVGIPACIGSGRAAARAVHEQLIPSDSR; encoded by the coding sequence GTGGTTGAAGTAGCCGTGATCGGTGGCGGTATCGCCGGACTCAGCACCGCGTGGGAGTTACTCCGTGCCGGTGCCCGAGTCACCGTCCTGGAATCGACCGACCGCGTCGGCGGCAAGCTGCGCACCGAATCCATCGCTGGGTCGATGGTCGACATCGGGGCCGAATCGATGCTCGGACGCCGCCCCGAAACCCGGGCGCTCGTCGCCGAACTCGGCCTCGACGTGGTAGCCCCCGCGATGCTCGGAGCCGCGGTGTGGAGCCGCGGCGAAATGCAGCCGATGCCGCGCGGCACCCTCATGGGCGTGCCGTCGGATGCCGCCGGTCTGCGTGGGCTGCTCAGTGACGACGAGGTCGAGCGCGCAGCGCAGGAGCAGCCGGTCGAGTTCGACGGTGACGACATCTCGGTCGGCGATGCGGTCGAGCAGGCCTTCGGCCCCGCGGTGGTCGATCGCCTGGTCGAGCCCTTGCTCGGTGGTGTCTACGCCGGCGACGCCCGCTACCTCTCCCTGCGTGCCTGTGTCCCGCAGCTGTACGACGTTGTGCGAGAAGGACGTTCGCTGCAGGAGGCAGCTGCTGCGGCGTCCCGCTTCCAGGCCACCCCGGCTGCGGCGACCGACGACGAACCTCCGGTGTTCGCGGGTTTGCGCGGTGGCATCGGCACACTGCCGCAGATCATGGTCGATCGCTTGGAGGCCGGGGGAGCACGCGTCCGCACCGGCGTCACCGTCACCGGGTTGGAGCCGGACGAGCGCGGCTGGATGCTTCGCCAGGGCGACGGCGAGGCGCAGCGCTTCGACGGCGTCGTGGTGGCGACCCCTGGTCCGGCCACTGCACGGCTGCTCGAAGCGTCCGCGCCCACGGCGGCGCAGTTGCTCCGCTCGATCGAATACGCCTCGATGGCCGTCATCACCTACGCCTTCCCGGGTTCGGTGCGCGAGCAACTTCCGGAGCAGTCCGGTTTCCTGGTGCCGCCGCTGGACGGCCGCCGCATCAAGGCGTCCACCTTCAGCTCGCTGAAGTGGCCCTGGCTGGGGCAGCAGCGTCCTGACCTGGTCTATGCGCGCGTCTCGATGGGTCGCTTCCGCGACGCCGAGGCGTTGCAGCGCCCCGATGCGGTGCTGGCGGCCGACGGCCTGCGCGAACTGCGCGAGGCGGTGGGCGAGTTGCCTGCTCCGGTCGCCGTCAACGTCAAACGGTGGGGTGGTGGCCTGCCGCAGTACGCCACCGGTCACGTCGACCTCGTCGCCCGCATTCGCGACGAAGTCGCTTGTCTGCCAAGGATTTCCGTCGCCGGTGCTGCCTATGACGGCGTCGGCATCCCGGCCTGTATCGGCTCCGGACGCGCCGCCGCCCGAGCCGTGCACGAACAACTGATCCCATCCGATTCGAGATAA
- a CDS encoding S9 family peptidase: MGAASAASAAAYFARKVLTPEPPADDSVVRTFSDLTITLDANDETVSPGRYGLWVGGYNTHARIGEVLGVQGKEVTRELLGVDFGQLAAGPARVNGSYYAGPPADSLGIDLDEVTYRSPVGDMPAWRMTVPDSTRWAVLVHGRGALRSECLRALPTLQRCGINALIINYRNDVGVPAGADGLYNLGLTEWQDVEAAMRHVLDEGATDIQLFGWSMGGATVLQTVDRSPLAEHVSRLVLDAPVINWRHVLAHHAGLNKLPGVVNDMGQQMMRGRLHRNLIGLAEPLDITRADWVTRADELTKPTLLIHSEDDEFVPIAPSVELAELRPDIIKLDRYQQARHCREWNVDSERWERSVRSFCAPAGA; this comes from the coding sequence ATGGGAGCCGCCAGCGCTGCGTCCGCGGCTGCTTACTTCGCGCGCAAGGTGCTCACCCCCGAACCACCGGCCGACGACAGCGTCGTGCGCACCTTTTCCGACCTCACGATCACCCTGGACGCCAACGACGAGACCGTCTCGCCGGGACGCTACGGCTTGTGGGTCGGCGGCTACAACACCCATGCCCGTATCGGTGAGGTGCTCGGGGTGCAGGGCAAGGAAGTGACCCGGGAATTGCTGGGCGTCGACTTCGGTCAGTTGGCAGCCGGGCCCGCGCGGGTCAACGGCAGCTACTACGCCGGTCCACCGGCCGACTCGCTCGGCATCGACCTGGACGAGGTCACCTATCGCAGCCCGGTGGGTGACATGCCGGCGTGGCGGATGACGGTGCCGGACTCCACCCGATGGGCCGTACTCGTGCACGGTCGAGGTGCATTGCGATCGGAATGTCTGCGGGCGCTGCCGACGCTGCAACGCTGCGGCATCAACGCGCTGATCATCAACTACCGCAACGACGTCGGCGTACCAGCCGGTGCCGATGGCCTCTACAACCTCGGCCTCACCGAATGGCAGGACGTCGAAGCGGCGATGCGGCATGTGCTCGACGAGGGCGCCACCGACATCCAGCTCTTCGGTTGGTCGATGGGTGGAGCGACCGTGCTGCAGACCGTCGACCGCTCACCCCTGGCCGAGCACGTCAGTCGCCTTGTCCTCGACGCTCCGGTGATCAATTGGCGGCACGTGCTGGCTCACCACGCCGGACTCAACAAACTGCCGGGTGTTGTCAACGACATGGGGCAGCAGATGATGCGAGGACGCCTGCACCGCAACCTGATCGGTCTTGCCGAGCCGCTCGACATCACGCGCGCCGACTGGGTGACGCGCGCCGATGAACTCACCAAGCCCACGTTGCTCATCCATTCCGAGGACGACGAATTCGTGCCGATCGCTCCGTCGGTGGAGTTGGCGGAACTGCGGCCGGACATCATCAAACTCGACCGCTACCAGCAAGCGCGGCATTGTCGGGAATGGAATGTCGACAGCGAGCGATGGGAACGCTCAGTGCGCAGCTTCTGCGCTCCCGCCGGCGCGTAG
- a CDS encoding dihydrofolate reductase family protein, which yields MRNLLAHHGDHEQDARLEPADLPAAYGLADDTGWFVRLNFVATVDGSVVGADHRSGSINNDVDGLVFQMLRAWADVVVVGAGTARAEEYDAPITDERWTSLRAGRPPHPAMAVLSTHGELPPGMDTMARSDVFALDTSGPDGVQRAFHQLRRRGYERVLLEGGPTVTSLALAASVVDEICLTTSPQLVGGSAHRMVDGDDLRLDAQLVGLIESDSTLLARWSLRAGGSAEAAH from the coding sequence ATGAGGAATCTGTTGGCCCATCATGGCGATCACGAGCAGGACGCACGGCTGGAGCCCGCGGATCTCCCTGCGGCGTACGGCTTGGCGGACGACACAGGCTGGTTCGTGCGTCTGAACTTCGTTGCGACCGTAGATGGTTCGGTGGTCGGAGCCGATCACCGGTCGGGCTCGATCAACAACGATGTCGACGGCCTGGTCTTCCAGATGCTACGAGCGTGGGCCGACGTCGTGGTGGTCGGTGCTGGCACCGCCCGCGCAGAGGAGTACGACGCTCCGATCACCGACGAGCGATGGACCTCGTTGCGTGCCGGACGCCCTCCGCACCCCGCGATGGCCGTGCTCTCGACCCACGGTGAACTCCCGCCGGGCATGGACACGATGGCACGCAGCGATGTCTTCGCCCTCGACACCAGCGGACCCGACGGCGTGCAACGGGCCTTCCACCAACTACGCCGCCGCGGCTACGAGAGGGTGCTGCTCGAAGGTGGCCCGACCGTCACCTCGCTGGCGCTTGCCGCCTCGGTGGTCGACGAGATCTGCCTGACCACCTCGCCGCAACTGGTCGGTGGATCGGCGCACCGCATGGTCGACGGCGACGACCTGCGCCTGGATGCGCAACTGGTGGGCCTCATCGAGAGCGACTCGACGTTGCTGGCCCGGTGGTCGCTACGCGCCGGCGGGAGCGCAGAAGCTGCGCACTGA
- a CDS encoding lamin tail domain-containing protein, which translates to MSMSPFVRTAVTGSVAALAVTTAGWCAPAARAASSSVVIAEVYGGGGNSGALLNSDFIELYNLSGAPVDLAGWSVQYWSASGTTAQRTPLTGTVAPGSSFLVKQASGANTSAQALPTPDVVGTIPMSSTGGRVALVNPSGQTIDLLGWGSASASEGGPAPATSNATSSARKSPCTDTDDNAADFATGAPTPRNSAAGPQECTPTAPDTGVSATVAQIQGASHISPMNGRQVKDVTGIVTAVKSSGFWIQSSAPDDDPRTSEGIYVFSRTAPNVAVGDAVTVAGTVAEYRAGGSGGTSNLTTTELDNPTVTVGASGQPLPAPVVLGVDRVAPPQSIFAGDPGSVEAGGVTFDPTTNAIDFNESLEGMRVGFKDARAVGPTSIRYGETPVVPGQHVSAINSPRGGVVYGSYDNPNSQRLILNDSLIKGAVSTAQTGDVYAGSTVGVLDYSFANYVVYATQAGTLSAKGIQREVTAAPAGNELAVATFNVENLAPSDPATKFARLARQVVTNLKAPDILALEEIQDDSGATNDGVVDSTKTSDALIAAIKAVGGPAYQAKWVNPANLQDGGAPGGNIRQVFLYRTDRGVSFVDKPGATANSSIGVVGTGRDTGLTQSPGRIDPTNAAWANSRKPLVGQFSWNDRSVFVVANHFNSKGGDDPLFGRFQQPVRSSETQRHSQATVVRGFVDKLLAADPKANVIVLGDINDFEFSRTTDTLVGGGSTALTDLPRTLPAGERYTYVYQGNSQVLDHILLSPNLVRTMANKRYSYDIVHTNAEFSDQDSDHDPQIVRLPVQVTR; encoded by the coding sequence ATGTCGATGTCTCCCTTCGTCCGCACCGCCGTTACCGGATCGGTGGCCGCACTTGCCGTCACGACCGCTGGCTGGTGTGCGCCGGCAGCCCGCGCCGCATCCAGTTCCGTCGTCATCGCCGAGGTGTACGGCGGCGGAGGCAACTCCGGTGCCTTACTCAACAGCGACTTCATCGAGCTCTACAACCTCAGCGGCGCTCCGGTCGATCTCGCGGGCTGGAGCGTGCAGTACTGGTCGGCCAGTGGCACCACCGCTCAACGGACACCCTTGACCGGCACCGTCGCGCCCGGTTCGAGCTTCCTGGTCAAGCAGGCGTCCGGTGCGAACACGTCGGCCCAGGCACTGCCCACGCCGGACGTCGTCGGCACGATCCCGATGAGCAGCACCGGCGGGCGGGTTGCGCTGGTCAACCCATCGGGCCAGACCATCGATCTGCTCGGCTGGGGCAGCGCCTCGGCCAGCGAGGGCGGCCCGGCACCCGCCACCTCGAATGCGACGTCCTCGGCGCGTAAGTCGCCGTGCACCGATACCGACGACAACGCAGCCGATTTCGCCACCGGCGCACCCACCCCACGAAACTCGGCCGCCGGCCCGCAGGAGTGCACCCCCACTGCCCCGGACACCGGCGTGAGTGCGACGGTCGCCCAGATCCAGGGCGCCTCGCACATCTCGCCGATGAACGGCCGCCAGGTGAAGGACGTCACGGGCATCGTGACGGCGGTCAAGAGCTCCGGCTTCTGGATTCAGTCGAGCGCTCCGGACGACGACCCCAGGACCAGCGAAGGCATCTACGTCTTCAGTCGCACCGCGCCGAACGTCGCAGTCGGTGACGCCGTGACCGTGGCCGGCACGGTGGCGGAATACCGCGCGGGCGGATCGGGTGGCACGAGCAACCTGACCACCACCGAACTGGACAACCCGACCGTCACCGTCGGGGCCTCGGGCCAGCCGCTGCCGGCTCCAGTGGTCCTCGGTGTCGACCGGGTGGCGCCGCCGCAGTCGATCTTCGCCGGTGACCCGGGATCGGTCGAGGCCGGCGGCGTGACCTTCGACCCGACCACCAACGCGATCGACTTCAACGAATCACTCGAAGGCATGCGCGTCGGTTTCAAGGACGCCCGCGCGGTCGGACCGACCAGCATCAGGTACGGCGAAACGCCCGTGGTGCCTGGTCAGCACGTCTCGGCGATCAACTCCCCTCGCGGCGGGGTGGTCTACGGCTCCTATGACAACCCGAACTCGCAGCGGCTCATCCTCAACGACTCGCTCATCAAGGGCGCGGTGTCCACCGCGCAGACCGGAGACGTCTACGCGGGCTCGACGGTCGGAGTGCTCGACTACTCCTTCGCCAACTACGTGGTCTACGCAACGCAGGCAGGCACGTTGAGCGCCAAGGGAATCCAGCGCGAGGTCACCGCCGCCCCCGCTGGCAACGAGCTGGCCGTGGCCACCTTCAACGTGGAGAATCTTGCGCCTTCCGATCCCGCGACCAAGTTTGCCCGTCTGGCGCGGCAGGTGGTCACCAATCTGAAGGCGCCCGACATCCTCGCCCTTGAGGAGATCCAGGACGACAGCGGTGCCACCAACGACGGCGTTGTCGATTCGACCAAAACCAGTGACGCCCTCATCGCAGCGATCAAGGCGGTGGGCGGCCCGGCATACCAAGCCAAGTGGGTCAACCCGGCCAACCTGCAGGACGGTGGAGCGCCCGGCGGAAACATCCGTCAGGTCTTCCTCTACCGCACCGACCGCGGCGTCTCCTTCGTCGACAAGCCCGGCGCAACCGCCAACAGCTCGATCGGTGTCGTGGGCACCGGCCGCGACACCGGCCTCACCCAGTCCCCCGGACGCATCGACCCCACCAACGCCGCGTGGGCCAACTCCCGTAAGCCCCTCGTGGGTCAGTTCAGCTGGAACGACCGCAGCGTCTTCGTGGTCGCCAACCATTTCAACTCCAAGGGCGGCGACGACCCGCTCTTCGGACGCTTCCAGCAGCCGGTGCGAAGCTCGGAAACCCAACGGCACAGCCAGGCCACCGTCGTCCGGGGCTTCGTCGACAAGCTGCTGGCAGCCGACCCGAAGGCGAATGTCATCGTGCTCGGTGACATCAACGACTTCGAGTTCAGCCGCACCACCGACACCCTGGTGGGCGGTGGATCCACCGCGTTGACCGATCTGCCGCGCACGTTGCCGGCCGGTGAGCGGTACACCTACGTCTACCAGGGCAACAGCCAGGTGCTCGACCACATCCTGCTCAGCCCCAACCTGGTGCGCACGATGGCGAACAAGCGCTACTCCTACGACATCGTCCACACCAATGCCGAGTTCAGCGATCAGGACTCCGATCACGACCCGCAGATCGTGCGGCTTCCGGTGCAAGTGACCCGCTGA